Proteins from one Ricinus communis isolate WT05 ecotype wild-type chromosome 9, ASM1957865v1, whole genome shotgun sequence genomic window:
- the LOC8268130 gene encoding uncharacterized protein LOC8268130, whose product MDTCNNDVGKETGNVNSPQIEKEVNSISKRGLENGETGELGFRTVKKARSATGEMQRVAEIVLVLSAMAGMRGGKNPTETEVKLMEEARAKLVEICQDWKPNDLVARDAIGSVIEDLGLNSKLKDQRLGQFRGPNTRLSIKEKISFAKKKMEDSKKFPAPSATYTSQISQPSFGAMGEVCGPSHSIRVFSSDKPTNPLLPSGSHPTSSALGHVLAVTSTSITHHSATSEVRASTVSTGIPNSHPGRDLSVLAGPKVEKTNFKPEGGSNGTSYAPQVQANVSANQPLMNAPTWSLQSHSVPSNKATPENKALNHNFAKAEGATTLAMSQAAPQAGRDQAFRPLITQSPSANLQSINQPMQGVKYVQPPSFFNNHNEIAKIVQKLLQPKLPEHPTWTPPSRDYMNKPLTCQMCKVAANEVETVVLCDACEKGFHLKCLEAVNQKGIPRGGEWHCLRCTALSNGKPLPPKYGRVMRSITPPKGPSNSGGAQPSLEKKFETLDEKVNQEKLTANGSSGLRNPAVSGTVTCAESTSDLKREINGNSTPSSVKDMDQGMCAGPNNSTNSLGAVSDYPSVGLSSGSSIQLTQVSGSCIQDERSVSESKLQSPAILCETITNKFENSESSHNLQDINQRELSSTGEIPMKTSQNNCMVDELESIRGHSDCPSTLDMKQNEQDIAHAKSVGSSEANNKARMHAGMNSAGIHSVKWIGNVLKVADGKTFYVSCSVGGATYKVQDHALFRSSHEKLIPSKLQAMWEDVETGSKWVLVRQCYFPGDLPKAVGHPCAPESNEVYESNHESSILADLIQGPCQVLPPTKFQENAERRSQLGIEGKNESWPVFLCKWFYDESKGNFRPVFS is encoded by the exons ATGGATACTTGTAACAATGACGTGGGTAAAGAAACTGGTAATGTGAATAGTCCTCAAATAGAAAAGGAGGTTAATTCAATCAGCAAGAGGGGTTTAGAGAATGGGGAAACTGGAGAATTAGGGTTTAGAACGGTAAAAAAGGCGAGAAGTGCGACCGGAGAGATGCAAAGAGTGGCGGAGATTGTTCTTGTGCTGTCGGCGATGGCTGGGATGAGAGGAGGGAAGAATCCGACAGAAACGGAGGTTAAATTAATGGAGGAAGCTAGGGCAAAGTTGGTAGAGATTTGTCAGGATTGGAAGCCCAATGATTTAGTTGCCAGAGATGCTATTGGGAGTGTTATTGAAGATTTAGGGCTGAATTCGAAACTaaaagatcaaagattgggtCAGTTTCGAGGGCCCAATACTAGACTCTCGATTAAAGAAAAGATCTCATTTGCAAAAAAGAAG ATGGAAGATTCCAAAAAATTCCCTGCACCATCTGCTACATATACATCTCAAATTTCTCAACCAAGTTTTGGTGCAATGGGTGAAGTCTGTGGGCCGTCCCATTCTATTCGCGTGTTTTCATCAGACAAACCCACTAATCCACTCTTACCTTCTGGAAGCCATCCCACTTCTTCAGCTCTTGGGCATGTTTTGGCAGTAACTTCTACATCTATAACGCATCACTCTGCCACCAGTGAAGTAAGAGCTTCTACAGTATCCACAGGGATACCCAACAGCCATCCAGGAAGGGATCTATCTGTGTTAGCAGGTCCTAAAGttgaaaaaacaaattttaaacCGGAGGGAGGATCAAATGGGACTTCTTATGCACCACAAGTACAAG CAAATGTTTCTGCAAATCAGCCATTGATGAATGCTCCAACATGGTCTTTGCAATCTCATTCTGTGCCCTCAAACAAGGCTACACCAGAAAATAAGGCattaaatcataattttgCCAAGGCTGAGGGAGCTACTACTTTGGCTATGTCACAAGCTGCACCTCAAGCTGGAAGAGATCAAGCATTTAGACCACTTATCACTCAAAGTCCATCTGCAAATTTGCAAAGTATAAATCAGCCTATGCAAGGAGTAAAGTATGTTCAGCCACCATCATTTTTCAATAACCACAATGAAATTGCTAAAATTGTTCAGAAATTGTTGCAACCAAAACTTCCTGAACATCCTACATGGACTCCACCTTCAAGGGATTATATGAATAAGCCTTTGACTTGCCAAATGTGCAAAGTTGCTGCCAATGAGGTGGAAACTGTAGTGCTTTGTGATGCTTGTGAGAAAGGATTTCACTTAAAATGTCTGGAGGCAGTGAATCAGAAAGGAATACCAAGAGGTGGCGAGTGGCACTGTTTGAGGTGCACAGCTTTAAGCAATGGGAAGCCTTTACCCCCTAAGTATGGTCGTGTCATGAGGAGCATAACACCACCCAAAGGGCCTTCTAATTCAGGTGGTGCTCAGCCATCATTAGAGAAGAAATTTGAAACTTTAGATGAAAAGGTTAATCAAGAGAAGTTAACAGCAAATGGCAGCTCTGGTTTACGAAATCCTGCAGTATCTGGTACCGTAACTTGTGCTGAATCAACATCTGATTTGAAAAGGGAGATTAATGGGAATAGTACCCCGTCAAGTGTGAAAGATATGGATCAAGGGATGTGTGCTGGCCCAAATAACTCAACGAACTCTTTGGGTGCTGTCTCTGATTATCCTTCTGTTGGTTTATCAAGTGGAAGCTCTATTCAGCTAACACAAGTATCTGGATCATGCATACAGGATGAGCGATCAGTTTCTGAATCAAAATTGCAGTCTCCTGCTATATTATGCGAGACTATTACTAACAAATTTGAAAACTCTGAATCCTCTCACAATTTACAAGATATTAACCAAAGAGAATTATCTAGCACTGGTGAAATTCCAATGAAGACTAGTCAGAACAATTGTATGGTTGACGAGTTGGAGAGTATAAGAGGCCATAGTGACTGTCCCTCCACATTAGATATGAAGCAAAATGAGCAAGACATAGCCCATGCAAAGTCCGTCGGCAGTTCTGAAGCTAATAATAAGGCAAGAATGCATGCTGGCATGAATTCTGCTGGTATCCACAGTGTAAAATGGATCGGCAATGTACTTAAAGTCGCAGATGGAAAAACATTTTATGTGTCCTGTTCTGTTGGTGGGGCGACATACAAAGTGCAGGATCATGCCCTTTTTCGTTCTAGTCATGAGAAACTGATACCCTCTAAACTTCAG GCAATGTGGGAGGATGTTGAAACTGGATCAAAGTGGGTTCTTGTAAGACAATGCTACTTTCCAGGTGATTTGCCCAAGGCTGTGGGCCACCCATGTGCCCCTGAAAGCAATGAG GTATACGAATCTAATCACGAGAGCAGCATATTGGCTGATTTGATTCAAGGTCCATGTCAAGTACTCCCTCCTACTAAGTTTCAAGAAAATGCTGAAAGACGAAGTCAGTTAGGAATTGAGGGTAAAAATGAATCATGGCCAGTTTTTTTATGCAA ATGGTTCTATGATGAATCCAAAGGAAATTTTCGACCTGTTTTCAGTTAG